Genomic segment of Vulpes lagopus strain Blue_001 chromosome 7, ASM1834538v1, whole genome shotgun sequence:
CCTCGCTGCTTCTGTATCATCTCTGGAGAAGCATCTGTTCcggttctttgcccattttttaatggggccgttttttgtttttttgttttttgggttttttttactgatttagaagaatttttaaaatatattctggatgCTTGACCCTTGTGAGCTCCTCGagcttttataaataaactcaCCACTGTAACCACCACCCAGGCCAAAATATCAACGGCGACAGGTCCCCAGAGGCCGTCCTCGCCCCGTCCCAGGGACCACCCCAAGTGGCCACGGTCCACCCTGAGCTCCGTCACCCTACACTCATGTCACCTGTTCTTGAACTTGTGAATAGAAGCCCCAGCGTGTGGGCTCTTCACTCCACGCTGCGGCGTGGCCTGCCCCGTGCCGTGACCCGCAGCGTCATTCTTGCAGGGACGGCTCTGGGTGTGCCAGTGGCCGTGACTGAGTGGGGCCGAGAGACCCTGGCGCCACCCCACCCGCATCCCCACATCCAACCCCAGCACAGGCCAGAGGCTTCACCTTGACCTCAAGTGGATCCTGCTCCCGCCCCcgtccactccccccccccaccgctgcCCACAGTCCCCCTTCCCCAGACCGCAGGGGGGCCGCCTCAAACATCTGTCAAAGCCCGTGAAGTCCACACACCTCTCAGCCCACGGGCCTCCTGGGTGGTCCTGGGGCACATGGCGCTTGCTGGCTCTCCGTAGGCACCGctcttccctgcctctgcctccaggaagccccctgGGCAGGGCTCTGGCTGCTCAGAAGGAGCAGGTACCCCGAAACTCAGTGATGGGAAGCAGGTGTTTCCTATATTGTGAATCCTGTCCCTCAGGATCCCGGGGGGGGAGCACAGCGGGAAGATGCGTCCACAGGTGACACCAGGGCCACCAGCTAGAAGACCGCGGTCCAGGCACGCACTTGCTCCAGGTCCAGAAACATCGCGGGGACCAACAGCCCGAGCCTACGCAGTCTCTCCGCAGGGCCCCTTCCCCGCTGGCTCGGGGTGCCAAGTGGGAGATCCCAAGAGACCGCCAGGCCAGCGCCAGGTCCTTACTGTGGCCTGGCCTCGGGTGGCACACGGCGTCCCTTCTGCTCCAGCCGGGCGTGAGGGGGACGCGCAGAATGCGCTCCTCGCAGCACAGGTTCTGAAGAGCACGCGGGGCTGGAGTCACACGGCAGAGGCATCCTGGAGGCTGCGGCCTGTGACAGCAGGACACGGGCGCAGGGCGGCCGtggggccccagccccagcgaagggctcagcagggagcgGGCACTTGGTCAGGATCTGCCAGGTGGCGGAGGGCAGCTGGCGCACGCTGAGGGCTTAGCGTGCGGCAGCCACCGTGCCAGCACGTGTCCTCCCTCAGCCCGTCCTCACGTTAGAAGTCACCGGAGCGGGGCAAGGGGCAAGGTGACACTCTGGGCAGCACCCCCGATGCCCACTCACCTGGTGCCAGAAGGACCCACAGTCACGGAGACCCCGGATGTCCCCAGGGTCACGCGGCATCCCCCGGGAGGGGAGCCACTCCAGGTGAGAACCTCCTTCCAGAGCCCGCAGCAGCCAGGCCACCGCAGGGCCACCTGCCTCCCGGGAAAGGCACCTTATCCTCTCCTCCCACCGGTGCTGCAGCCGGGGGTCGGCCGCTCACCTGACCCACGGGCCACGGGCACGCGAGCTCTGCGCACGGACGCGCTAGGGCCCTGGGAGGCCCTCGCCAGCGTTGCTCCGCCCCGGGCTTTGTGGGACTTGAGCGTCGTCTGAAGCAGCTTTGCCCCCCTTGGCGTCAGCGTGCACTCAGGTAACCCGGGACACGAGCGGCCGCTGCCTCCTTGGATGTGCTGTCAACCTTGAAAGTTGGCTTTGCCATCGCCGCACCCCCCAGACGTGACAGCAAGCTTAGCACCTTATTttacatggggaaactgaggctggggggGCGTCTCGGGGAGTTTCAGGAGTGATGGCCTCCCTGATTCCCAGGAAGAAGGACGGGGCTCTGTGGCTTGTCTGGGGGACCTGAGGTGGTTGGGGATCAAAGGCTGGCTCTACCCAGGGACCCAGAGCATAGGGGGTGGCAGGGGCTGGTCAGGGGCTGCGGTGGGAGGAATTCAGGTGTCACCGGGCAATGTGGGCCCCCGGGAGGCCATGGGGCTGGGCGGGACGGTGCCCAGAGGCTGCAGAGCCAGGAGGATGAGACGGCACAGTCTCCACTCTGACACCAGCGGCAAGTCCGGGTGTCCCCAGACCCCTATCGGGTTCAGTAATTCCCTGGAAGGGACTCACAggtgagtggggcagagggagggacacgCGGCTGCCTGGGAGCCGCCCCCTGCAGCATCCAGCCTGCCCCGGGCCGGCCTGTGACCTCCGCGGCACGATTTAGCGCCCCCAGGCCCCACGTGCACCCACGGGCTAGTGTCCCCGGTGCCCGCGTTAGGGACCACCTCCCAGAGCCACCGGGCACCTGCAATGCCCTCCTTCAGCGGCAGCAAGCCAGACCCACGGGGGCCGCTCGGAGGGCCCACCCCCGCCAGCACGGGGCAGAATGCGGGGCGCCCTGGACACGGGCTCACGGGGGGGGGGCACGGATTCCACCCCAGACCCTGCGGCCCAGGTCGGCTCGGAAGGCAGGAGAGCGTGCGCGTGGGAAGCCTGGCACGGCCGCGCGCGGGGAGCTTGCAGGCTGGGTGTGGCCCTGGCCCGGTGGCAACTGCCTTCTGCCGCCTGTCAGCTGGCTttgcctccctgtgcctcagtttccccccgTGTGAGGAGGGTCAGCAGCCTTTCTGTAAGGATCCAGCGGGCCATCCTTCGCACCCATCTCGGGCTTACAAGCGGGGCCCTGGGGTATGTGCACATCGGACGTAACCCTGGAAAGGACCCGCGTCTCCACTGAACAGGAGGGAAACTGAGCCCCGGGCAGCCGGGCAGCCAGCACCTGAGCAGTGGAGCCAGACTCGGGGCGCCAGTGGAGCACCCGAGCTCCCGCCCTCTGCTCCCCAAGGCCAGGCACCTAGTGCAGGGACGGcggctgggggaggagggtgtgcAGATACAGTcgccccccacacccaccccagtcctccctgctcctcactgctccatcccctctccctccccactctacctcctctcctccctgctcctcccccatcctccctgctcctcccttgtcctccctgctcctcccttctcctgggctcctccctgctccttccctgctcctcctctatcctctctgctcctcccttctcctgggctcctccctgctccttcccttctcctcctctatcctcccccatcctccctcatcctcccccctccttccctgctcctcccccatcctccctgctcctcccttctccttggctcctccccgctccttcctgctcctccctcctccttcccccctccttccctgctcctccctgctcctcccccctcctcccggctcctcccctgtcctccctgctcctcccttctccttgtcagctcctccccgctcctccttgctccttccccatcctcccccatcctccttcatcctcccccatcctccccactcctcccggCTCCATCCCCGCTGTCCCCTTTTCACCCAGGTTCCTGCGCAGAGCAGCAGGCAGCCCTTTGCTCCagcagcagaggagcagaggagaaaacagaagcttAATTGAATCCCACactggagggaggagcaggtgccgCGGGGGGAGGCCCTGGCGCCCCAGGCGAAGGGAGAGCCCGGCCTCAGTGGCTCTGATGGTAGCCTATAATTACCGCCCTAATGTGATTATATCAATTATCATGGCAATGTTGTGGCTGCTTCCAGGGACCGTGCCTGTGCCGTGAGCCCTCCCACGGAGGAAGCCGGCCCTCGCAGCCCCACTCTTAGGCCCAGACAGGCCACGTGACTCCGAGGCCACAGCGCTGCCCTCTGCCAGTGGGAAACGGGGGCTTGGTGCCACTGCGGAGGacccaggcccagagaagcacAAGCCAGGGAGGTAGGCGGCAGGCACCActgaggcagggcctggggggggggggggcggtgcaggcCACCGGCGgggcgggcaggtgggggcctggggagccACGGAGGTTTGAGGGCAGGGGCAGCcggccaggcaggggcaggccaGGGCGGGGTGGAGGCCCATAGTGGGCCCGGTACCCACGCGCCTTTCCCGGCCCTGGAACATCCCTGCTGCCCCAGTGCCCCTCCCGTCCGGATCCTGCCCTCTGCAAGGCCCTCCTTGACTAAGGCCCGGGGGAGCTCCCTCCCTCACCATGTTTCCCAGCCCCGTGGGCTGTAGGAACCCCAGGCCCCTGGCGGGGCTCCCTCTGCTTTCCCGTGTCACACTGGGAGGCCCCTGGGTCAGCGCGGTCTCTCCTTTCCCAGCCCGAAGACTTGCTGCACCCGTGTTCTCTGACtccaaatggaaaaacaaaacaaaacataaataaataaacgtcaAACTGCTTTAAGCAAAGAAGGGAACTTATTGGCCCTCTGAAGAGAAATGGTATAGAGCCGTGGACTTCAGGCACAGCCAGCTCCAGGTGCCCACGAGGTCCCCAGGCGTCTGACCCCTCATCTCTTGGCTCTGTTGTCGCCTGTGCTGGCTCCATTGAGAGAAAGGGGCGGCGTTCTATGATTTGCACCAAATCAGGTACCTACTGCTGGTGGCGGCCTGGACTTCGGTGGCTCCCCCGAGAGCAGCGACGCTCAGGGAGGCAGCCAGGCTGCCAGAGAGAGGACCGCTGCCTCCCCGCCTGCACCCTGGGCTGAGCACCGATCAGGTCGCCATCATGGACCGTGGGGGGGTCTGCCCTCACCGGGGTGTGGGTTCCCCGGGTTGGAGAAGGTGGGTGGAGCCCACGCGAGGGTGCTTCCAGCCGGGCGCCAGCAGACGGGATGGAGGGGCCTGCTCAGCCGCCGGTCCCATCTGTGCACATCCTTCTGTGTGTCCCGAGGCACGGGGCAAGCACGCACTGGTGCATGTGTGTACCTTGTCCCCTGCgtgcacagagacacacacacaggccgcGCGGACAGGAGAGCACACGCCAGCTAACACACATACGAGGCTACACTAGCGTGTGTCCATTGTTCACACGACTACACCTGCACTGTGTCTTGTGTGTACAAACAGGACTGCACTGACACGCACAGGTGTGCAGATGGGCACACACGCACACGGTCGACAGGCACGCAGAGGCACGTGGTTGTGTAGGGGCACACGTGCAGGGCACATACACgggcacacacagacacacacacaggctgccCGGCAGTAAGTGGCTAGCAGGGAAGACGCAAGAAGGTACCCGGTTGCCCTGGCAACACATCCTGGGACCCGACCAGACCTCGTCAGTGTGGCTCATCTGGCAGGCTGAGCGTGCGGGGGCGCTGCTCGGGACCCTAACCCTGCACGACGGCTCCTGGGGGCTTTGTGATGGTCCTAACAGCCTGGATCCCATGGGGACAAGAGGACAGAAAGGAGCCGGGCTTGGGGTGAGAGCAGGAGACCGGGCCCTGGCCCGGGGGTCCGTGGGGAGAGGCCCACCCTGCCCTGGGGCATGCGAGGGGCACAGGGCTCTTgcctggagcacagggcgctCTCGGCCTGCCCAAGGATCCCGGAGGAAGCCAGCCCTGGTGTGCATGTCCTCGGGGACCCCAGCTCTGAACCAGCAGTGGGGTGACCCAGCCCAAACCTCGTCTGTGCTCCGTCCTACTGTGCGCAGGTTCAGGGCCCTCTCTCTGGCGAAGCAGGTGCGCACAGGAGACTGGATAACTGTGTAGGAGTTGCGCACAGCAGGCCCACGTCCCGAGCTCCCACCTGGCTCCTGCGTTCTCTGTCTGTGACACGGGGCTTCCCGGCTGGGATCTGAGGCTCCCCACGGAGGTCCGTGTCCAGCATCCAGCAGGGGCCCAACAGGCACTCCCCGGCTGGAGGACCAACACTCAGGCGCCTCCGCTCCCCCCACAGCCCACCCAGCCTGGCACGGCCGCCCCGTCCCCCAGGTCTACGTGGGACTGGGTGTGCCCGCCCAGGCTCTGCAGAgtcagggggcagggaggcaccTGCCCTCTCCTCAACCCGCCTCGCTGCCCCCGCAGGTTCTCCGGGCTGTGGCTCAGGCGTCCCCCCTCCCCAGTGGTGACCCCTCGACTACATCAAACGGCTCTGTTCTTGTCCCCAGCCTGAGCACCCGCCCGGGGCGGCCCCCCCTGGGAAGGCTCGTCTTTCCAGCTTTGCCTCATCTCTGTCGATCCCAGAACTGGGGTGGAGGAGGACGCGTGATCCCCTTTCTGACACGAGTCTCAGCTGCTCCTTAGGTGAGGGCAAGGCCGGGGCGGGGCTTGGGCCTCCCCTTTACTACAGGCTGCCTGGTTCCCCAGCGACCTCGCAGGAGCCCAGCATGGTGTCGGGGCTAAGGACACACGGACCGGACCGGGATGAACCTGCCCCAACCCTGGTGTCGGAGACACGTGTGACCCCCATTGGCACGTGAGCAGCGATCGGAGGTAGGACCCACTGAGGAAAGCCCCCTTCCCCCGCCGAGGTAACTAGGAGGGCTTCCGGGAAGAGGCACCTTCTCAGCTGAAGCCTGAAAGTGAAGTCGGGGGCCGGGAGGTGTCCCCAGCTGAGGGAACAGCAGATGTCCGGGGCCTGCAGCCCCCGCTGTCCCTGCTGCCCCCGCCCAGGGGTCTCCAGGCCCCAGGACAAGGCTGGGGGTGGCCTCTGGCTGAAGCACTTGCCCTGAATCCTTCTggctggggggcagggcgggTGCTGCTCTGGCAGCTGACGGCGTCTAAGGGGGTCCCTGTTGGTGACGACCCCACGGGTCCCCCTTGTCCCCAATCAGCAGAACCGGCAGGGGCAGGCCCTGGGCTCCCACAGTGAGGGGGTGGGTGCAGGTCCCCGCTCTCATTAGCCAGGCTGCCGGCAGTGGTTCCCGAAGCACCTGTGCCCTCGTCCGTGGGGCGGGCTGTCCGTGGGGCGGGCTGTGTGTGCTCGGAGGGCGAGGACAGGACCGCACACACCCCTGCTGAGTAAATGCCGCCGTCACCCGTCGCCCCACAGGGCCTGCACGTCCCTGGGGCGTCACCCTGTGGCAATCGGGCCTTCCCGCCTCCACCCCCAGCAGGAGACAGAGGATCCCCAGGCTTCACAAGCACCCCCCCAACTCAAGGCAAAATCCCTCTTGTTATTAAACACCAAAGCAAACATCTCCACCCCCACACTCCCAAAACACCTTTATTGCACTAAAAACAGCATTTATAAACAAACACACTGGGGAGAGGCTGCGAACTCGGAACACAAAGATGTCAAACGGTGCAGGGCATGTAAGATGGGCCCTCCGCGGAGGGCGAGCAGGGGTGCGAGCGCCAAGCATTCGCCCTCTGTCCACCTGCTCCGGGCCTGTGGGGGCCCCTCAGGCCTAggacgggggggcggggggcacagcaAGGGACCTCAGCTCCAAGGGCCCCAGAATCTCAAAGTGCAAAGGGGAACACGTGCTTTCCCCAGCGATGGGGGAAATCATCCCTCCCCCAGTGCGATTTGGAAACCCAGTCAGGAGGACAACGTTTGAATGGGGAGGAGGCCCCAGGGTTCCCCAGGAGCAAGCCCGCCAGGCAGCTGGGGATGAGCACAGAGGCACAgccggcctggcctggcccctgctTCGAGCTGTACCCCTCGTTTGGTGAAGCTGGGAAATGTCCACAGACGTCATTCAAGGACCCACATTGCGACACAACAGTTAAACCCATGCAGCATGAAGGGCACAGCCAGGGTCCTCCCGGCCTGCCGCGTCCTCCCTGCATCCCCCCCACACTAACCCGAAGCTATTTACCATGCGCAGCAGGAGCCCAGCACGCTCCCCTGCTGTCACTTCCCGGGGTCTGCGGCCAGGGGTGTGCAAGGGTGGCGGCGCCCAGCCTCGGAGGGACAgggagggccaggggctgggggccgccCTCGGGGCTCGTGGTGCACGGCCCCGCCGGGGAGGGAGGCTCCAGATGCCCCGGCAGGGCCTCAGGTCAGGCCGGCTGGCCGGCAGGGAAGGTGCTGGAAGAAACCAGCAGACAGGAGACGAGCCCCGGCTCCCGGCGTCATCTCCAGGCTCTCCTCCACCGCCAGCTCCGTGGCAACCCGGCCTCCCTCCTCCGCCCGTCGGGTGCTGGCTCTCGGCCCCCATGGGCTCCCGCCTCGCTGACCGGCTCTGCCTCCGGAGCCTGGGAGGGCCAAGCGCAGCCAGAGCCAGCCGAACCCGGGGCGGTGTGTCTGCAGCCCTGCGGCCGCTGTTGGCACATCCCAGGCCCGGTGCTGCTTGCCGGCAGGGCGACTCTCCGGCCACCACCAAAGCTACTTGACTCGGCCTCAGGACCGGCAACCTCCCGGTCCGCCATCCCTCTCTGCTGCCCCCCGCATGGGGTCCCAGCCGCCACCCCGCCCCCGGCCAGTGCCCCTTTCCAGAGCTCAGAAAGGGGCAGGGCGGCACGCAGCTtagggcatggggtgggggacacTCAGCCCCGCAAAGAGTCCCCTTCTCCTCCCCGGCagccccctctcttcctcctccgaAAAAAATCAAGCCGTGAAAACTACCGTCCCGGTCACCGTTGGCAACCGGGTACCGGCCAGCGCGGACTGCCGCCCAGCCTGAGTGGAAACCCCCCGACCCCCCGCCACTGGCCTCCTGCCCATCGGGATCCGggtgggaggggagctggggcgtgccctctgcacccccaggAGAGGCCCTTAcaaggaggggagcagggaggtgaggggcagCTCCTTCTCCCCGAGCAGCGTGTCCCGCTTGAGGCTGCTGCCCTTGTTCACCACCTTGATCCTGAGGGCCAGCTTTCGGACGCTGGCCGGCCCCAGGCCGTCGAAAAAGAAGTCTTCGTTGAAGACGGGGTGGCGGCTGTTCTTGATGATGGTGCTGCGCTGCTTCTGCAGCTTGCCCGGGACCAGGCACAGCCCCACGCAGCAGTTGATGCTGCGGGCGTCGCACAGGCAGTCATAGAGGCCCTCGGCGGCCAGCAGGCGCACCCGTAGGCGGGCCTGCGCCGCCTCGTACTCCGCCAGCAGCCGCACGCTGCCCCGGGGGCCCATGCGGACCGTGTGCTCGGCGCGGGGCGCCTGGCCAGTCTCGGGACCTGGCTCGGGGGCAGCCCTGCGGGTCAGGCGGCGCCGCGCCCCGGGGCTGGTGTCGGGCGCGCCGTCCTCGGCGGCCAGGGAGCCGTGGCGCCCCGCCGACTGCTTGAGCTGGCTCACCTTGGCCTGGCTGTCCTGGGCAAACCCCTTCAGCAGCGACACAGAGCGTGAGAGCAGAGGGGACCCGAACGGGGAGGACTCGGCCGAGGACCCGGTGTCACTCTCCCCGCCACTGAAGTAGCGGCTGGGGCTCATGAGGGCCCCCGCCGCCTCCCTGGGCACCCCGTCGCCCCCATTGGCCTTGGCGGCACCCCCCCGACGGCGACCGGCCCCCGGGGAGCCCACCTGAGCCAGGGCCCCGTGCTCGCTGTGGAACAGGGACTCCTTGCGCCGCGTGTGCGGGCTCTCGGCCAGCGTGGCGAAGCCATAGGATGTCTGAGCCTTGGGCACCGACGGCAGGGACATGGCGCCCTGGGCCTGGGGGTCGGCGTTGGTGGCAGCCTCCTCCACCGGCCAGTCCTCCGCGCTCTCGATCTGGATCAC
This window contains:
- the C2CD4C gene encoding C2 calcium-dependent domain-containing protein 4C encodes the protein MRKTNMWFLERLRGSGEHGTPGSEAGDKAAKGPLYSNVLTPDKIPDFFIPPKLPAGPTDAEGQAEPGPAAAATEQNPASGAPRRAPRSPRLPAKLAAESKNLLKAATRHVIQIESAEDWPVEEAATNADPQAQGAMSLPSVPKAQTSYGFATLAESPHTRRKESLFHSEHGALAQVGSPGAGRRRGGAAKANGGDGVPREAAGALMSPSRYFSGGESDTGSSAESSPFGSPLLSRSVSLLKGFAQDSQAKVSQLKQSAGRHGSLAAEDGAPDTSPGARRRLTRRAAPEPGPETGQAPRAEHTVRMGPRGSVRLLAEYEAAQARLRVRLLAAEGLYDCLCDARSINCCVGLCLVPGKLQKQRSTIIKNSRHPVFNEDFFFDGLGPASVRKLALRIKVVNKGSSLKRDTLLGEKELPLTSLLPSL